A stretch of the Aegilops tauschii subsp. strangulata cultivar AL8/78 chromosome 4, Aet v6.0, whole genome shotgun sequence genome encodes the following:
- the LOC109742280 gene encoding uncharacterized protein, protein MVECKRPSPQTHGWSVGLPRPRFIVRIHGAGRAAPFPASSRLRRAPAKSWIHKWEKHIREKKMIARIQREQIIWRDRVPLFGVFMHFCLLSTVFALAGNK, encoded by the exons ATGGTCGAG TGCAAGCGTCCATCGCCGCAAACACATGGGTGGTCAGTGGGACTCCCCAGACCAAGA TTCATTGTCAGAATCCATGGCGCTGGCCGCGCCGCACCTTTTCCTGCTTCTTCTCGTCTGAGACGAGCACCAGCG AAATCTTGGATTCATAAATGGGAGAAGCACATAAGGGAGAAGAAGATGATTGCAAGGATCCAGAGGGAGCAAATCATTTGGAGGGATAGAGTGCCACTGTTTGGTGTTTTTATGCATTTTTGTTTGCTTTCAACTGTGTTTGCACTAGCTGGGAATAAGTGA